TAGAACAAAACGTATGTTGCTAACATCAAGTTGAAAAATCCCAAAATCTAGCTCTTGCTAGTAACAGGTAGACATTCAACTAAATAAAGATCGCTTACACACTTGCTCGAATTTAGAGCTTGCTGCCAAGATTATTTTCTGATTTTAACTGCGTTATAGTTCATACATCAATCTTAGCCTCGCAATTAGGAAAGAAAGTTAAATTACTGACCTAAATTCCTAGCGATCGCCTTTCTAGTCTACAAATTTTAACTATTAGTGGCAACCCCTTAATTTATCTAATTTTCTAGCTAATCTCTCTCAGCTATAGTCATGCAGGTTGTTTAATCCTTACCTGACTTGAAATCCCAGAATTTCCTCGGAACTGAGAACAAGAGAAGTTGATGCTTGTCGAGGATAGATTTTATTAAGAATTGATGATAAAATTAAGATTGAGCCAATTCCGATCTGAAAAATCTTCGACCTCAGTAGGAACAATATCTATGTTTTAAGAGTACCTCTACTTGACTCAGCCGGCGATCGTATTCGTTGCCTAAATCATGGTATCGATCCCGAAAATTTGGCAAGGGAAACCTAAAGCGAGAGCGATTATTTTAACAAAATTTAATATTATGTAACCTTTAGTTTGAGTTAATTATAGTTTATAAGAATTAAAGATAAAGATGGGACAAGAAGAACGCGATCGCACAATTAAAGCTTTATGTGAAGTAGCCAAAACTTCAGATGTAGAAGAAGCTTTTAGGATTCTAAATAGTCAAACCAAACTAATACTTCGGGGTCAAATAATTTCCGATCTTAATCCTTTGCGATCGCTAGTTAACCCAACAAGTTTATCGATGCAGGGAAATCATGTTCGTAAGCTAAGTTTCGGGAATTCTCATTCTAATTTGAAATACTTGTATTTATGTTGCAATCAAATTACTGACCTAACACCACTTCGTTCGCTTTCTCATTTAGAATCCTTATGGTTGTCTGGAAATCAAATTAGTGACCTAACACCACTAGAAGTTTTGATTAACTTAAGAAGCTTAGGTTTAAGCACCAATCAAATTAGTGACCTAATACCACTTCGTTCGTTTTCTCATCTGGAATCCTTATGGTTAGATGGAAATCAAATTAGTGACCTAACACCACTAGAAGTTTTGATTAACTTAAGAAGCTTAGGTTTAAGCACCAATCAAATTAGTGACCTAACTCCCTTAATTTCTCTGGTTAACCTGGAATACTTGTCTTTGAGTGACAATCAAATCAGTGACCTAAGTCCGCTTAAAAGCCTACCAAAACTAAAAACTTTTTCTATTTTTTACACTGAGCTTCCTAGAAAATATTGGACTCGCATCGATGAGTGGAAACCCGAATGGCTGTTAACAGAAAAAAATGCAGAAGTTAGACGAGTTCTGATTCAACAAATAGGTTATGAAAAAATTTGCTCGGAATTAGGAGCAACAGAAGTTGACGCTTGGAGAGAATACGTTTTATTCAGAATTGATGCGGAA
This window of the Oscillatoria salina IIICB1 genome carries:
- a CDS encoding leucine-rich repeat domain-containing protein, coding for MGQEERDRTIKALCEVAKTSDVEEAFRILNSQTKLILRGQIISDLNPLRSLVNPTSLSMQGNHVRKLSFGNSHSNLKYLYLCCNQITDLTPLRSLSHLESLWLSGNQISDLTPLEVLINLRSLGLSTNQISDLIPLRSFSHLESLWLDGNQISDLTPLEVLINLRSLGLSTNQISDLTPLISLVNLEYLSLSDNQISDLSPLKSLPKLKTFSIFYTELPRKYWTRIDEWKPEWLLTEKNAEVRRVLIQQIGYEKICSELGATEVDAWREYVLFRIDAEIDEEPIFLLKMIDPSTNDIYFLRVPPNLNSAREAIRWLNHGVDPEEFAVET